The proteins below come from a single Prochlorococcus marinus str. MIT 9215 genomic window:
- a CDS encoding SDR family oxidoreductase: protein MKIAITGASGKTGYRISEEAVKNGYKVRQIIRKNSKISEGLENLETFRVSLDNKKELDKALKDIDALVIATGARASLDLTGPAKVDALGVYRQLECCKRVGIKRVILVSSLCAGKVFHPLNLFGLILIWKKIGENFLRNSNFEWTIVRPGGLKENEDIKSENINYSQEDTQINGSIPRRLVAQCCIDSLKNEDSINKIIEVTSSNDNKKISFKKAMQMI from the coding sequence ATGAAAATAGCAATTACTGGCGCTTCGGGGAAAACAGGTTATAGAATTTCTGAGGAAGCCGTTAAGAATGGATACAAAGTAAGGCAAATTATTAGAAAGAATTCAAAAATCTCAGAAGGATTAGAGAATTTAGAAACATTTAGAGTTTCATTAGATAATAAAAAAGAACTTGATAAAGCATTAAAAGATATTGATGCTTTGGTAATCGCTACTGGAGCGAGAGCATCATTAGATCTGACCGGTCCTGCAAAGGTTGATGCATTAGGCGTATATAGGCAATTGGAATGTTGTAAAAGAGTTGGTATTAAGAGGGTTATTTTAGTAAGTTCTCTTTGTGCGGGGAAAGTATTTCACCCATTAAACTTGTTCGGTTTAATTCTAATTTGGAAAAAGATAGGTGAAAACTTTCTACGAAATTCAAATTTCGAATGGACTATTGTTAGACCTGGAGGATTAAAAGAAAATGAAGATATTAAATCAGAAAATATAAATTATTCACAGGAGGATACTCAAATTAATGGATCTATCCCAAGGAGATTAGTAGCGCAATGTTGTATAGATTCTTTAAAAAACGAAGATTCCATAAATAAAATAATAGAAGTAACAAGTTCGAATGATAATAAAAAGATATCTTTTAAAAAAGCTATGCAAATGATTTAA
- a CDS encoding NAD-dependent epimerase/dehydratase family protein, whose amino-acid sequence MKILVMGGTRFVGKSLVGKLLSKNYDIDIFTRGNKSNPEKTNLIKGDRNNSEDIVKLRNEKYDVVFDISGRELEQTKLLIENLDNSFQRYIYVSSAGVYKDNCELPLSEVDPIDPESRHKGKFETENWLKNQKIPFTSFRPTYIYGPGNYNKIENWFFERLFTKKSIPIPGDGSLITQLGHVSDLTDVMIRCINFENSKNNIYNCSGEKGVTIKGLIYFCANVLGLNQNEISLRTFDYQKLDPKSRKGFPIRLNHYQTDISKIKRDLQWAPTFDLLNGLKDSFVNDFNNKKSEEFDENSDNVLFNSQIA is encoded by the coding sequence ATGAAAATTCTTGTAATGGGTGGCACTAGATTTGTTGGCAAGTCTTTGGTGGGAAAGTTATTAAGTAAAAATTATGATATTGATATTTTCACAAGAGGTAATAAAAGTAATCCTGAAAAAACAAATTTAATTAAGGGTGATAGAAATAATTCAGAAGATATCGTCAAGCTAAGAAATGAAAAGTATGATGTTGTTTTTGATATTTCTGGACGAGAATTAGAACAAACCAAACTTCTTATAGAAAATTTAGATAACTCTTTCCAGAGATATATATATGTAAGCTCTGCAGGTGTTTATAAAGATAATTGTGAACTACCCTTATCCGAAGTTGATCCAATTGATCCAGAAAGTAGGCATAAAGGTAAGTTTGAGACAGAAAATTGGTTAAAAAACCAAAAAATTCCTTTTACAAGTTTTAGACCTACTTATATTTATGGACCAGGAAATTATAATAAAATTGAAAATTGGTTTTTTGAAAGATTATTTACTAAAAAATCTATACCAATCCCTGGTGACGGTTCTTTAATTACTCAGCTAGGCCATGTTTCGGATCTAACTGATGTAATGATTAGGTGCATAAATTTTGAAAATTCCAAAAATAATATTTACAATTGTTCAGGTGAAAAAGGAGTAACAATAAAAGGTTTAATTTATTTCTGTGCGAATGTTCTTGGATTAAACCAAAATGAGATTTCTTTAAGAACATTTGATTATCAAAAATTAGATCCTAAGTCTCGAAAGGGATTTCCAATTAGATTAAATCATTATCAGACTGATATCTCTAAGATAAAACGTGATTTACAGTGGGCGCCAACTTTTGATTTACTTAATGGTCTAAAGGATAGTTTTGTTAATGATTTTAATAATAAAAAGAGTGAGGAGTTTGATGAAAATTCAGATAATGTTCTTTTTAATTCTCAAATAGCCTAA
- a CDS encoding ferritin gives MSENNLKIKKLLNFGPSGRAVAQPMDNSLLDNFFEHLTMERFANVQYFSIYLWFQERDLNGFASYFLRESHGEMEHAKKFADYLIARGQTVKLNDIPAPVQNWDSIEDLISYSFNMEADLTSSLQQLYSISERNSDTRTNVFLDPIVEAQIKSEDEFANILGKVKFASNQPSAIFLIDSDLKK, from the coding sequence ATGAGTGAAAATAACTTAAAAATAAAGAAATTACTCAATTTTGGCCCATCAGGCAGAGCTGTTGCTCAACCAATGGATAATAGTTTGTTAGACAATTTTTTTGAACATCTAACAATGGAAAGATTTGCCAACGTTCAATATTTTTCCATATACCTTTGGTTTCAAGAGCGTGATTTAAACGGATTTGCTTCTTATTTTTTAAGAGAATCACACGGTGAAATGGAACATGCTAAAAAATTTGCAGATTATCTAATTGCACGAGGTCAGACTGTGAAACTAAATGATATTCCTGCTCCAGTTCAGAATTGGGACTCAATAGAGGATTTGATTTCTTATTCTTTCAATATGGAAGCTGATTTAACATCCTCTTTACAACAACTCTATTCCATTTCAGAAAGAAATTCAGATACAAGAACCAACGTGTTTCTAGACCCAATTGTTGAAGCACAAATTAAGTCAGAAGATGAGTTCGCAAATATACTTGGTAAAGTTAAGTTTGCGTCTAATCAACCTTCTGCAATTTTTTTAATAGATAGTGATTTAAAAAAATAA
- the pgsA gene encoding CDP-diacylglycerol--glycerol-3-phosphate 3-phosphatidyltransferase produces the protein MLLRKNLKNLALNIPNLLSISRLLLVFPLILFLEINRPFYVFILIIFGGLTDYFDGLIARKFNLKTRLGAILDPLSDKVFYLIPLTFLCKNNFIPFWSLSLILFRELIISSLRNSTKDGLPASMIGKYKTFFFFISVITFFTPLKINFLNNLALIFYWLGFILTFVTLLGYLRIKKNII, from the coding sequence TTGTTATTAAGAAAAAATCTCAAAAATTTGGCATTGAATATTCCCAATTTATTATCGATATCTCGCCTTCTCCTTGTATTTCCATTAATCCTTTTTTTAGAAATTAATAGACCTTTTTATGTCTTTATATTGATTATTTTTGGAGGTTTAACTGATTATTTTGACGGGTTAATTGCAAGGAAATTTAATCTTAAAACCAGATTAGGAGCTATCCTTGATCCATTAAGCGATAAAGTATTCTATTTAATTCCTTTGACCTTCCTTTGTAAAAATAATTTTATACCCTTCTGGTCTTTGTCATTAATTTTATTTAGAGAATTAATTATCTCTAGCTTAAGAAATTCTACAAAAGACGGTTTGCCAGCATCAATGATTGGAAAATATAAAACATTTTTCTTTTTTATTTCAGTAATTACCTTTTTTACACCTTTAAAAATAAATTTTTTGAATAATTTGGCTTTAATTTTTTATTGGTTAGGATTCATCCTGACTTTTGTGACTTTATTAGGCTATTTGAGAATTAAAAAGAACATTATCTGA
- a CDS encoding PCC domain-containing protein, whose amino-acid sequence MQPHSLKLSPESDLINSIKGYSLSNNLYGYVSGVVGNLRKVCIQCPGNQEINKFEGNLEIVSLNGHFNKGDVHLHLSFADEGCNVFGGHLEEGCIVKKGTDILLLSFEKKIINISNHDLITNESRVKAYILKDCPWSKRAIRLLNSLSIPHEVTLIDNDESFQKIMAQSSHNTFPQIFLDNKFFGGYDELSEQAKLDNLISFK is encoded by the coding sequence ATGCAGCCTCATAGCCTAAAGCTATCTCCAGAATCTGATTTGATAAATTCAATTAAAGGATATTCTTTATCGAATAATTTATACGGTTATGTTTCTGGAGTGGTTGGTAATCTTAGAAAAGTTTGTATTCAATGTCCAGGTAATCAAGAGATAAATAAATTTGAAGGAAATCTAGAGATAGTTTCTTTAAACGGACATTTTAATAAAGGAGATGTTCATTTACATTTGAGTTTTGCAGATGAGGGATGTAATGTGTTTGGCGGGCATCTTGAGGAGGGATGTATTGTAAAAAAAGGCACTGATATATTATTACTTTCTTTTGAAAAGAAAATTATTAATATCTCAAATCATGATTTAATCACTAATGAATCACGTGTAAAAGCATATATTTTAAAGGATTGTCCTTGGTCTAAAAGAGCAATTAGGTTGCTTAATTCCTTATCTATCCCTCATGAAGTTACTCTAATAGACAATGATGAGAGCTTTCAAAAAATTATGGCTCAAAGTAGCCATAATACTTTCCCTCAAATATTTTTGGATAATAAATTTTTTGGAGGATATGATGAACTTTCAGAACAAGCAAAATTGGATAACTTAATTTCATTTAAGTAA
- a CDS encoding Crp/Fnr family transcriptional regulator gives MNFHNYGESPSKSVRIITGQSVLIDPSSRPKGTCLEVESGIARVYCPCEETEGMTLAFLQSGDQLRTDLLCSEGVCVEALTDLSFHSNVNIDENVGFDAVNEWTLQLLRIRHLGNAEQRLQALFSILVNRLGRRCGQWCELPFRLTHERIGELIGSTRVTSTRLISKLRSSELLIAPIGTQTVSVAPSFIETSPL, from the coding sequence ATGAATTTCCATAATTATGGAGAATCTCCGTCAAAATCAGTAAGGATAATAACTGGACAATCCGTTTTAATAGACCCTTCATCGAGACCAAAAGGTACATGTCTTGAAGTCGAAAGTGGAATAGCTAGAGTTTATTGCCCTTGTGAAGAAACCGAAGGCATGACACTTGCTTTTCTTCAATCAGGTGATCAATTAAGAACTGACCTTTTATGTAGCGAAGGTGTCTGCGTTGAAGCACTAACAGATTTGTCGTTTCATAGCAATGTAAATATTGACGAAAATGTTGGTTTCGATGCAGTAAATGAATGGACTTTGCAACTTCTTAGAATTAGACACTTAGGCAATGCAGAACAAAGATTACAAGCTTTATTTTCAATACTTGTAAATCGTTTGGGGAGAAGATGTGGTCAATGGTGTGAGTTACCGTTTAGGTTAACTCATGAAAGGATAGGTGAATTAATAGGTTCAACTCGCGTAACATCAACAAGATTAATTTCTAAATTGAGATCCTCTGAGTTGTTAATAGCTCCAATTGGGACACAAACTGTGAGTGTTGCACCTTCTTTTATTGAAACATCACCACTATAG
- the nth gene encoding endonuclease III, which translates to MRKSERAEIIRKELKNLYPSPPIPLDHTNAYTLLVAVVLSAQSTDKKVNELTKNLFRVADNPEKMVKLGINGIYEYIKFLGLSNQKSKNIYNLSKILIEKHKGIVPNSFEKLESLPGVGHKTASVIMSQVFKIPSFPVDTHIHRLSQRWGLSNGDSVVQTEKDLKKIFPVNEWNTLHLQIIFYGREYCTARGCDGTKCYLCRTLYPKRKKKFICKKP; encoded by the coding sequence ATGAGAAAGTCTGAAAGAGCAGAAATAATACGAAAGGAACTCAAAAATCTGTATCCATCGCCTCCAATACCGCTTGATCACACGAATGCATATACACTTCTTGTCGCAGTAGTCTTAAGTGCTCAATCAACAGATAAGAAAGTTAATGAATTAACAAAAAACTTATTTAGGGTTGCTGATAATCCAGAAAAGATGGTTAAGCTTGGTATTAATGGCATTTATGAATACATTAAATTTTTAGGTCTTTCTAATCAAAAATCAAAGAATATTTATAACCTATCTAAAATATTGATTGAGAAGCATAAAGGTATAGTTCCAAATTCTTTTGAAAAGCTTGAATCACTTCCAGGGGTAGGTCATAAAACAGCATCAGTTATAATGTCACAAGTATTTAAAATTCCCTCTTTTCCAGTTGATACTCACATACATAGGTTGTCGCAAAGATGGGGTCTATCAAATGGAGATAGCGTAGTTCAAACAGAAAAAGACTTAAAAAAAATATTTCCTGTTAATGAATGGAATACTTTGCATTTGCAAATAATCTTTTACGGCAGAGAATACTGCACCGCAAGAGGCTGTGATGGAACAAAATGTTATTTATGTCGTACTCTTTACCCAAAAAGAAAAAAGAAATTTATATGTAAAAAACCCTAA
- a CDS encoding ABC transporter ATP-binding protein, translated as MVNNFWFEAKNINCFKNGFRVIKDLNLKIAYSENVIIIGPNGSGKSSLIEVINRNIYPVITNESKLKIFNNELINLWELRKRISTVNNDIKNRINPNLKVFDLILSGLYGRYCFIQNKSERDIYKVEKIMKKMDISNLSKINFSYLSDGEKQISLIARALIKKPDILIMDEPIANLDYKSKFFVIDKINELSKLNTKILCVTHDISTITKIYDRVIMLKDGAIIADGHQNKVMSSVNLNKLYGIEVEITKNNGLWNINRLSK; from the coding sequence GTGGTTAATAACTTTTGGTTTGAGGCAAAAAATATAAATTGTTTTAAAAATGGCTTTAGAGTAATTAAAGATTTAAATTTAAAGATAGCATATTCAGAGAATGTAATAATAATTGGACCAAATGGTTCAGGCAAATCATCATTAATAGAAGTAATTAATAGAAACATTTACCCAGTAATAACTAATGAATCGAAACTAAAGATATTTAATAATGAACTTATAAATTTATGGGAACTAAGAAAAAGAATAAGTACAGTAAATAATGATATTAAAAATAGAATTAATCCAAATCTAAAAGTTTTTGATTTAATCTTAAGTGGACTATATGGAAGATATTGTTTCATACAAAATAAATCTGAAAGAGATATATATAAGGTGGAAAAAATTATGAAAAAAATGGATATATCAAATTTATCTAAAATAAATTTTTCCTATTTATCTGATGGAGAAAAACAAATTTCTCTAATTGCTAGGGCGTTAATCAAAAAACCAGATATCTTAATCATGGATGAACCAATCGCTAATTTGGATTATAAATCTAAGTTTTTTGTAATTGATAAAATTAATGAATTATCAAAATTAAATACAAAAATTTTATGCGTAACTCATGATATATCAACGATAACAAAAATTTATGACAGGGTAATAATGCTAAAAGACGGCGCAATAATCGCTGATGGTCATCAAAATAAGGTTATGAGTAGTGTAAATCTTAATAAGTTATATGGTATTGAGGTTGAAATAACAAAAAATAATGGACTTTGGAATATAAACAGATTATCTAAATAA
- a CDS encoding Rieske (2Fe-2S) protein, whose amino-acid sequence MENRQINFFKSKDFNTVLKPFKEGTVVKIDAFDNRENQKELKIGLFGWYAICPSKELKNNKLHYFSLYDEPLVLYRDENENVRCIKNICPHRGASFFGGTLSDGVITCPYHGAKFSSGGSCQNLDRITCSHIVDNNYDNYAKRIHLSQYKTSEKNGYIFVHFSKKSETDLNKIIEDTPISNYELYENGFSHKDYVFEEVLVDFKCDWSRIIENHLDILHIFWVHGDTIPDKDVNKNVLVSFNQKIDINPKYIESIYYYKNDPTKEFIRIKYIPPGRILIYKGDPSSSRYLQVLDHIPLGNNKARVIVRHYRKFLQNKLLNNLLLFKETQRKIFYKIFDEDYMILKTQTYNHNMGFISKDEIKLLGEDRIINYFWKWYKKSEDKDEPWKNIIKNQNHDVYEKVIFKYPPEIKKLEIINNLDIIRKTFVRFAAPLIFFMLVI is encoded by the coding sequence ATGGAAAACAGACAAATTAATTTTTTTAAATCAAAAGACTTTAATACCGTTCTTAAGCCATTTAAAGAAGGAACGGTCGTAAAAATTGACGCGTTTGATAATAGAGAAAATCAAAAAGAATTAAAAATAGGTTTATTTGGTTGGTACGCAATTTGTCCCTCAAAAGAACTAAAAAATAATAAACTTCATTATTTTTCACTTTATGATGAGCCCCTTGTTCTTTATAGAGATGAAAATGAAAATGTTAGGTGCATTAAAAATATTTGTCCACATAGAGGGGCTTCCTTTTTTGGAGGAACCTTATCAGATGGAGTAATAACCTGTCCGTATCATGGAGCTAAGTTCTCATCTGGGGGAAGTTGCCAAAATCTAGATCGAATAACATGCAGTCATATAGTTGATAATAACTACGATAACTACGCCAAAAGAATTCATTTATCTCAATACAAAACTTCTGAAAAAAATGGATATATTTTTGTACATTTTTCTAAAAAATCCGAGACTGATTTAAATAAAATAATTGAAGATACACCTATAAGTAACTACGAATTATATGAAAATGGGTTTTCACATAAGGATTATGTCTTTGAAGAGGTATTAGTTGACTTCAAATGTGATTGGTCAAGGATTATTGAAAATCACTTAGATATTCTTCATATCTTTTGGGTTCATGGCGATACAATTCCTGATAAAGATGTTAATAAAAACGTACTAGTTAGTTTTAACCAGAAAATTGATATTAATCCCAAATATATTGAAAGCATTTATTATTACAAGAATGACCCTACAAAAGAATTTATACGGATAAAATACATACCACCTGGAAGAATATTAATTTACAAAGGGGATCCTTCCTCATCAAGATATTTACAAGTTTTAGATCATATTCCTCTAGGAAATAACAAAGCTAGAGTAATAGTAAGGCACTATAGGAAATTTCTACAAAATAAACTACTTAATAACCTCTTATTATTTAAAGAGACTCAAAGAAAAATTTTTTATAAGATTTTTGATGAGGATTATATGATTTTAAAAACACAAACATACAATCATAATATGGGATTTATAAGTAAGGACGAAATAAAATTATTGGGAGAAGACAGAATAATAAATTATTTTTGGAAATGGTACAAGAAGTCTGAAGATAAAGATGAACCATGGAAAAACATTATCAAGAACCAAAATCATGATGTATATGAAAAAGTGATATTTAAATATCCTCCGGAGATAAAGAAATTAGAAATTATAAATAATTTGGATATTATAAGAAAAACATTTGTAAGATTTGCGGCTCCTCTGATATTTTTTATGTTGGTAATATAG
- the urtE gene encoding urea ABC transporter ATP-binding subunit UrtE, whose translation MENLLEIKSLNTYYGESHILRDVDLNVQSGEMVCLIGRNGVGKTTLLKSLIGLLKQKKGDIYLLGENINRKEPHQRARKGMAYVPQGREIIPYLSVEENLMLGMESLPGGLSKNRKIDPFIYDLFPILKDFLQRKGGDLSGGQQQQLAIARALLGNPQLLLLDEPTEGIQPNIVLDIENAINQIIRDTGIGVLLVEQHLHFVRQANRYYAMQRGGIVASGNTSELSQAVIDNFLSV comes from the coding sequence ATGGAAAATTTACTGGAAATTAAATCATTAAATACATATTACGGAGAAAGTCATATTCTTAGAGATGTAGATTTAAATGTTCAATCAGGCGAAATGGTTTGTTTGATTGGAAGAAATGGAGTTGGAAAAACAACTTTATTGAAATCACTTATTGGTTTGTTAAAACAAAAAAAAGGTGATATTTATTTACTTGGTGAAAATATCAATAGAAAAGAACCTCATCAGAGGGCAAGGAAAGGAATGGCTTACGTTCCTCAAGGGAGAGAAATTATTCCATATCTATCAGTCGAAGAAAATCTAATGTTAGGTATGGAGTCTCTGCCAGGTGGATTATCTAAGAACAGGAAAATAGATCCATTTATTTATGATCTCTTCCCAATCCTAAAAGATTTTCTACAAAGGAAAGGGGGTGATCTTAGTGGAGGACAACAACAGCAGCTAGCTATTGCTAGAGCATTGCTGGGCAACCCTCAACTCCTATTACTTGACGAACCAACGGAAGGTATTCAACCGAATATAGTTTTAGACATTGAAAATGCGATCAATCAGATAATTAGAGATACTGGAATTGGTGTTTTATTAGTTGAACAACACTTGCATTTTGTAAGACAAGCCAATAGATATTATGCGATGCAACGTGGAGGTATTGTTGCTAGTGGAAATACAAGTGAGTTGAGTCAAGCAGTAATTGATAATTTTTTAAGTGTTTAA
- a CDS encoding ABC transporter ATP-binding protein, producing the protein MKNDALIIDGLHHKYHKREKSNWILKEINIKIESGELLGLLGPSGCGKTTLLRLIAGFEYPSKGRISLNDNEISNSNRILSPEKRNICMVFQDYALFPHLTVIQNVMFGLKNKKDRSRVDYLLNVVGLERFVGRYPHELSGGQKQRLAIARALAPGTKFILLDEPFCSLDMHVKLKLRSELPNILRECNASGLMVTHDPEEAMAICDKVAVMNEGEIHQIDTPINLLNNPKSIFVSSFILGNNILNLQKNGNSYMSSLGEINSSNLSNNSNMKSMSISPKFISIKRSKTGNAIVISKEFLGEFLIYKVSINEDILRVRTNINNQLNNGDKCSISINKNSYYFLYPGAQKVYF; encoded by the coding sequence GTGAAAAATGATGCGTTAATAATTGATGGTCTGCATCATAAATATCATAAGCGAGAAAAATCTAATTGGATATTAAAGGAAATTAATATAAAAATAGAAAGTGGTGAGTTATTAGGTTTACTTGGACCTTCTGGTTGCGGAAAGACCACACTTTTGAGATTGATCGCAGGATTCGAATATCCATCTAAAGGAAGGATTTCTTTAAATGATAATGAAATTTCAAATAGTAATAGAATTCTTAGTCCTGAGAAAAGAAATATTTGTATGGTTTTTCAAGATTATGCACTTTTCCCTCACTTAACAGTTATACAGAATGTAATGTTTGGTTTGAAAAATAAAAAAGATAGATCTAGGGTTGATTATTTATTAAATGTTGTAGGTCTTGAAAGATTTGTTGGAAGGTACCCACACGAATTATCTGGAGGACAAAAACAAAGACTCGCAATCGCAAGAGCTCTTGCTCCAGGTACAAAATTTATTCTTTTGGATGAACCCTTTTGCAGTCTAGATATGCACGTTAAACTTAAATTAAGAAGCGAACTTCCAAATATTCTGAGAGAATGCAATGCAAGTGGACTAATGGTTACTCATGATCCGGAAGAGGCAATGGCAATTTGCGATAAAGTAGCAGTTATGAATGAAGGTGAAATACATCAAATTGATACACCAATTAATCTTTTAAATAATCCCAAAAGTATATTTGTTAGTAGTTTTATTTTGGGAAATAATATTCTTAATCTCCAAAAAAATGGGAATTCTTATATGTCTTCTTTAGGAGAAATAAATAGTTCAAACTTATCAAATAATTCAAATATGAAAAGTATGTCAATATCTCCAAAATTTATTTCTATAAAAAGATCTAAAACTGGTAATGCTATTGTTATATCTAAGGAATTTCTTGGTGAATTTCTTATATATAAAGTATCTATCAATGAGGACATATTAAGGGTAAGAACTAATATTAATAATCAACTTAATAATGGTGATAAATGCTCTATTTCTATTAATAAAAATAGTTATTATTTTTTATATCCTGGGGCACAAAAGGTATATTTTTAA
- the urtD gene encoding urea ABC transporter ATP-binding protein UrtD: MSNKDLLNLIDITVSFEGFLALNKLNLNLKKGELRAVIGPNGAGKTTFLDVITGKVKPTKGEVIFKGKSLLGRKEHKIARLGVGRKFQSPRIFENLTVKENLEISVTTPKSPLTLINKTIKDEQLNEIERLMKIVNLAQKVDSKAGSLSHGQKQWLEIAMLVGQKPDLMLVDEPVAGLTDEETDLTADLLKSLSGENTLVVIDHDMEFIRRLDSNVSVLNQGTLLCEGTMETIQKDKKVIEVYLGRPED; the protein is encoded by the coding sequence ATGAGTAATAAAGATCTTCTAAATTTAATAGATATTACTGTTAGTTTCGAGGGTTTTTTAGCTCTCAACAAACTTAATTTAAATTTAAAGAAAGGAGAATTAAGAGCTGTAATAGGTCCTAACGGCGCAGGTAAAACAACATTTCTTGATGTAATAACTGGAAAAGTTAAGCCAACAAAAGGTGAAGTAATTTTTAAAGGGAAATCTTTATTAGGAAGAAAGGAGCATAAAATAGCGAGACTTGGAGTAGGAAGAAAGTTCCAAAGTCCAAGAATATTTGAAAATCTAACTGTTAAAGAAAATCTTGAAATATCCGTAACAACTCCTAAAAGTCCCTTAACCCTTATAAATAAAACTATTAAGGATGAGCAGCTTAATGAGATTGAACGTCTTATGAAAATTGTTAATTTAGCTCAAAAAGTTGATTCAAAAGCTGGTTCTTTATCACATGGCCAAAAACAATGGCTCGAGATAGCTATGTTAGTAGGACAAAAGCCAGATTTAATGTTAGTAGATGAACCTGTTGCTGGTTTAACTGATGAAGAAACTGATCTTACTGCTGATTTATTAAAATCTTTGTCAGGAGAAAATACTTTAGTGGTAATAGATCATGATATGGAGTTTATAAGAAGACTCGATAGTAATGTTTCAGTATTAAATCAAGGCACACTTTTATGTGAGGGGACAATGGAAACTATACAAAAGGACAAAAAAGTTATTGAAGTTTATCTAGGCAGGCCTGAGGATTAG
- the urtC gene encoding urea ABC transporter permease subunit UrtC, with translation MYLSKIKLDKKIILSFWIILIALVIAAPTLLPVFRLNLLGRYLSLSIVALGVDLIWGYTGLLSLGQGIFFALGGYCAAMYLQITSSSEFPNNIPEFFALYGVEKLPFFWEPFRSPVYTFFAIWIIPALVAGLIGFLVFRNRIKGVYFSILTQASLLVFFNFFNGQQKLINGTNGLKTDVTQLFGQMVGSESMQRIFFWITAILVIAAWFFAKWLVKGRFGNILIGIRDDEPRVRFTGYNPVIFKTIIFSIAGGLAGISGALYTVQSGIVSPQFMTVPFSIEMVIWVAVGGRGTLLGAILGAVFINYAKSLVSEALPASWMFIQGGLFILVVTSLPEGVLGWMQGDSPRNLLQRLGLKRKIETYPSLEVNNNEGKNE, from the coding sequence ATGTACTTAAGTAAAATCAAATTGGATAAAAAAATAATATTATCTTTTTGGATAATATTAATAGCCTTAGTTATTGCAGCACCAACTCTACTGCCTGTATTTAGACTAAACCTTCTAGGTAGATACTTATCCTTATCCATAGTTGCACTTGGTGTTGATCTTATCTGGGGATATACAGGTTTACTAAGTCTTGGACAGGGTATATTTTTTGCACTAGGTGGATATTGTGCAGCAATGTATTTGCAAATAACCAGCTCCTCTGAATTTCCAAATAATATTCCTGAATTTTTTGCGTTATATGGTGTTGAAAAATTACCTTTTTTCTGGGAACCTTTTAGATCGCCTGTTTACACCTTCTTCGCTATCTGGATAATTCCAGCATTAGTTGCTGGTTTAATTGGATTTCTTGTTTTCAGGAATAGAATAAAAGGGGTTTATTTTTCTATACTTACTCAAGCTTCTCTTCTTGTATTCTTTAACTTCTTTAATGGACAACAAAAACTAATAAATGGAACAAACGGTTTAAAAACAGATGTAACACAACTATTTGGTCAGATGGTAGGTTCTGAGTCCATGCAAAGAATATTCTTTTGGATAACCGCCATACTAGTTATAGCCGCATGGTTTTTTGCAAAGTGGCTAGTTAAAGGAAGATTTGGGAATATTCTTATAGGAATACGAGATGATGAACCAAGAGTTAGGTTTACAGGATACAACCCAGTTATATTCAAGACGATAATATTTTCTATTGCTGGAGGTCTCGCTGGAATTTCGGGGGCTTTATATACTGTTCAGTCTGGAATAGTATCACCACAATTTATGACAGTTCCCTTTTCTATAGAAATGGTTATATGGGTTGCTGTTGGAGGTAGAGGAACTTTATTAGGAGCGATACTAGGAGCAGTTTTCATCAACTATGCAAAAAGTCTAGTAAGTGAAGCTTTACCTGCTAGCTGGATGTTTATTCAAGGAGGATTATTTATCTTAGTTGTAACTTCTCTGCCAGAGGGAGTTTTAGGATGGATGCAAGGAGATAGTCCTCGGAATCTGCTTCAAAGACTTGGTTTGAAAAGGAAGATTGAAACCTATCCAAGCTTAGAAGTTAACAATAATGAGGGGAAGAATGAGTAA